A window of Diabrotica virgifera virgifera chromosome 9, PGI_DIABVI_V3a contains these coding sequences:
- the LOC126892636 gene encoding uncharacterized protein LOC126892636 translates to MPRRKKGGDLASSAAKRRKQKEHRRNETEEEREARLQNQRIRMRTLRSTKNEERKENESIEESRILKDNLTKEAFHYEPTKKYYNHKHVVIGKMDNICQFCHAKKFSKETAGLCCMNGKIRLPPLEAPPQEFLHYMTGETQESKHFLQNIRLTSKNPASLTVSYM, encoded by the coding sequence ATGCCTAGACGTAAAAAAGGAGGAGATCTTGCCAGTTCTGCAGCGAAACGGCGGAAACAAAAAGAACATAGAAGAAATGAAACGGAAGAAGAGCGCGAAGCACGTTTACAAAATCAACGAATTAGGATGAGAACTCTGAGAAGCacaaaaaatgaagaaagaaaAGAGAACGAAAGTATAGAAGAATCgagaattttaaaagataatttaaCAAAGGAAGCATTCCACTACGAACCGACGAAAAAATATTACAATCATAAGCATGTTGTGATCGGAAAAATGGATAACATTTGCCAATTTTGCCACGCGAAAAAATTCAGTAAAGAAACAGCAGGTCTCTGTTGCATGAATGGAAAAATTCGACTACCACCACTGGAAGCACCTCCACAGGAATTTCTACATTACATGACCGGGGAAACACAAGAATcaaaacactttcttcaaaatATAAGATTAACCTCAAAGAACCCTGCTTCTCTCACGGTCAGCTATATGTAG